A DNA window from Candidatus Binatus sp. contains the following coding sequences:
- a CDS encoding helix-turn-helix domain-containing protein: MKKETLGPVLKQRREAFALTQRELARKLGVKASHVAYLENGRRRPSLSLLSRLADTLDLDKQRLFLLTHPEAEDLVGLRRDASPSKRPENAWRKFTDNRGILARHKVTDQELKVLQKVNLLGRVTAPSQFIFILNAIRQAVEEE; this comes from the coding sequence ATGAAAAAAGAGACCTTGGGACCGGTGCTGAAACAGCGGCGAGAAGCTTTTGCCCTCACCCAGCGCGAACTCGCTCGCAAACTTGGCGTGAAAGCCAGCCACGTGGCCTATCTCGAAAACGGACGGCGCCGTCCGTCGCTGTCGCTGCTGTCGCGGCTCGCCGACACCCTCGATCTCGACAAGCAGCGGCTATTTCTCCTTACTCATCCCGAAGCTGAAGATCTGGTGGGGCTGCGGCGCGACGCGTCCCCGTCCAAACGGCCCGAAAACGCCTGGCGCAAGTTCACCGACAATCGCGGTATCCTCGCTCGTCACAAAGTGACCGATCAGGAATTGAAGGTGCTGCAAAAGGTGAACCTGCTCGGCCGCGTCACCGCGCCGAGCCAGTTCATTTTTATCCTCAACGCGATCCGCCAGGCGGTCGAAGAGGAATAG
- a CDS encoding glutaredoxin family protein produces MIELTLYTRRDCELCHEMERVIAAEMPKFAARISRIEIDGDAELEARYGIEVPVLLVNDRKAFKYRCTAKELRQRLLREVRG; encoded by the coding sequence ATGATCGAGCTGACTCTTTACACGCGGCGGGATTGCGAACTGTGCCACGAGATGGAGCGCGTCATCGCGGCCGAGATGCCGAAGTTCGCGGCGAGAATTTCGCGAATCGAAATTGACGGCGACGCCGAACTCGAGGCGCGCTATGGAATCGAAGTGCCGGTGCTGCTGGTGAACGATCGGAAAGCGTTCAAGTATCGATGCACCGCGAAGGAACTGCGCCAGCGCCTGCTGCGCGAAGTTCGCGGTTGA
- a CDS encoding AsmA-like C-terminal domain-containing protein, with the protein MRFARIASILALILLLLITGSIVLIAYNQPRVIAFVLASINRRTGVNIVPRSSSITFSNHLVVVLDEPEITAKGRPTIKLKTLRASVGYHSLLTQTGLPLYGLRALNPEVILPVESAETAAIPVPKPGAESVAAIREALQTLGRIAWRVEVIEATVRYADGHPLIEHLGVVAFHKRRNPGQWSLSFDTRISGGPVAGSNAAGKFTIDAFPQTPPVAFGRGQIWTWNVPLKHLEAQGIELVGGLQGHLKFSIKDDGSLIGAVQAGGADLTLKGQGLSTPIKLGDYTLQTALSFSNGLLAFNQLILKHVDRPLVSAETEVVEPFSLNPEIGVKVGGFRLDASGLKQKLLLVRRLPTEVEAMLKRLRPGAVSIGAVTLSASLDKIKTTPLKALRENLVVSAQIESAGFTLPEDLKLPSVEQLGAQLHFEKGVLTIAQGGAKLGNSSIHEVTARVDLANGVEGAKYEAGLAIDADLGDLSPAIFNAMQQYKLDWREHIQRVGGRIDIGATASGALSANNMTPPSDYRVVVTPKGAQVAVKGPPGPFHLSRGMVAITPDRIRFEDLMLAITGGDAVLNGAVSSFREGVEMHDLTLDLHQFPSDLWLSLLVDPSDLALHGPIGGRVILNTARKDPKVILPAGKLTLTKGDVQFNFLRAPIEVQGATVTMDRKTLVLSMPGSLLDKQPIDFTITVPDFRNPSLQIVAVVQKLNFEVMKFIRMPWSPSTTPVNFPLPSSGHIEARFGNLAAFEMSDIKTDFYRKPSGDWSVYNFSANAYSGTMKLDLIGRAQDNWVHLNGSMTDADPAPLFMLGGKIERSPLLGRMSIGADLWANTDTDFYNTMAGDVSLTVRDGTLDKFTLLSRLLSFIDIKNWLTAQIPDPRITGVPFKTLLADFRGSGGVFSTDNFILHGPVMDITATGSIRFSDSTLDMQVGMFPFDTVDWVLNKIPLIGERVGSGTGKLVAAYFQVQGPIGDPSITPKPITSVAEFVMKALGMPINIIRPHTIK; encoded by the coding sequence ATGAGATTCGCCCGAATCGCCTCGATTCTCGCGCTGATTCTACTTCTACTGATCACCGGTTCGATCGTGCTGATTGCCTACAATCAGCCACGCGTGATCGCGTTCGTACTCGCCTCGATCAATCGCCGCACCGGGGTCAATATTGTTCCGCGCAGTTCGTCGATAACCTTCAGCAATCACCTGGTGGTGGTCCTCGATGAGCCGGAAATAACCGCGAAAGGCCGGCCCACGATCAAGCTCAAGACGCTGCGCGCGAGCGTCGGCTATCATTCGCTGCTCACCCAAACGGGCCTGCCGCTTTACGGCCTGCGAGCGCTGAATCCCGAAGTTATCCTGCCGGTAGAGTCGGCGGAAACCGCGGCGATACCGGTGCCGAAACCGGGCGCTGAGTCGGTCGCTGCGATTCGGGAAGCGCTGCAGACGCTCGGGCGGATCGCGTGGCGGGTCGAGGTGATCGAGGCGACCGTTCGTTACGCCGACGGCCATCCGCTAATCGAGCATCTGGGAGTGGTGGCATTTCACAAGCGCAGAAATCCGGGGCAATGGAGCCTCAGTTTCGATACGAGGATTAGCGGCGGCCCGGTTGCGGGTTCGAACGCGGCGGGAAAATTCACCATCGATGCGTTCCCGCAGACGCCGCCGGTGGCATTCGGGCGCGGTCAAATCTGGACCTGGAACGTGCCGCTCAAGCATCTCGAGGCCCAGGGAATCGAGCTGGTCGGCGGCCTGCAGGGTCATCTCAAGTTCTCGATCAAGGATGATGGTTCTCTGATCGGCGCGGTGCAGGCCGGCGGCGCCGACCTGACTCTGAAGGGCCAGGGATTGTCCACGCCGATCAAGCTTGGCGACTACACGCTGCAGACGGCGCTCAGCTTTTCCAACGGCCTGCTCGCCTTCAACCAGCTCATCCTGAAGCACGTGGATCGGCCGCTGGTCTCGGCGGAGACGGAAGTGGTCGAACCGTTCAGCCTGAATCCGGAGATCGGCGTCAAGGTCGGCGGCTTTCGCCTCGATGCGTCGGGGCTCAAGCAGAAGCTGCTCCTGGTGCGGCGTTTGCCGACCGAAGTTGAAGCGATGCTGAAGCGGCTCCGGCCGGGCGCCGTGAGCATCGGCGCGGTGACGCTCAGCGCATCGCTCGACAAGATCAAGACGACGCCCTTGAAGGCGCTGCGCGAGAACCTGGTCGTCAGCGCGCAGATCGAGAGCGCCGGCTTCACGCTGCCCGAAGATTTGAAGCTGCCGAGCGTCGAGCAGCTTGGCGCGCAGCTTCATTTCGAAAAGGGCGTGCTGACGATCGCGCAGGGCGGCGCGAAGCTTGGCAACTCGTCGATCCATGAAGTGACGGCGCGCGTTGATTTGGCGAACGGCGTCGAGGGGGCGAAATACGAAGCTGGGCTCGCGATCGACGCGGACCTCGGCGATCTGTCGCCGGCAATTTTCAACGCGATGCAGCAGTACAAACTCGACTGGCGCGAGCATATCCAGCGCGTCGGCGGCCGTATCGATATTGGCGCGACTGCGTCGGGCGCTCTCAGCGCGAACAACATGACGCCGCCGTCGGATTATCGCGTCGTCGTGACGCCCAAAGGCGCGCAAGTCGCGGTCAAGGGACCGCCGGGCCCGTTTCATCTGAGCCGCGGCATGGTCGCGATCACGCCGGATCGGATCAGATTCGAGGATCTGATGCTGGCGATCACCGGCGGAGATGCGGTGCTGAATGGCGCGGTCAGTTCGTTCAGGGAGGGCGTCGAGATGCACGATCTGACGCTCGACCTGCATCAGTTCCCGTCCGATCTATGGCTGTCGCTGCTGGTGGATCCAAGCGATCTTGCGTTGCATGGGCCGATCGGTGGCCGCGTGATCCTGAACACCGCGCGAAAGGATCCCAAGGTGATTCTGCCGGCGGGCAAGCTGACGCTCACCAAGGGCGACGTGCAGTTCAATTTTTTGCGCGCGCCGATCGAGGTGCAGGGCGCCACGGTCACGATGGATCGCAAGACGCTGGTGCTGTCGATGCCCGGATCGCTACTCGATAAGCAGCCGATCGATTTCACAATCACCGTGCCCGATTTCCGCAATCCTTCGCTTCAAATCGTCGCGGTCGTTCAGAAGCTCAATTTTGAAGTGATGAAGTTCATTCGGATGCCGTGGTCGCCGTCCACCACGCCGGTCAATTTCCCGCTGCCCTCGAGCGGGCATATCGAGGCGCGCTTCGGCAATCTCGCGGCGTTTGAGATGTCGGATATCAAGACCGACTTTTATCGCAAGCCGAGCGGGGACTGGAGCGTTTACAATTTCAGCGCGAACGCCTACTCGGGAACAATGAAGCTGGACCTGATCGGCCGCGCGCAGGACAACTGGGTCCATCTGAACGGCAGCATGACCGACGCCGATCCGGCGCCGCTGTTCATGCTCGGCGGCAAGATCGAACGCTCGCCGCTGCTCGGACGGATGTCGATCGGCGCCGATCTGTGGGCCAATACTGACACCGATTTCTACAACACGATGGCGGGCGACGTTTCGCTCACCGTGCGCGACGGCACGCTCGACAAGTTCACGCTGCTATCGCGCCTGCTGAGTTTTATCGACATCAAGAATTGGCTCACCGCGCAAATTCCCGATCCGCGCATCACCGGGGTGCCGTTCAAAACCCTGCTGGCGGATTTCAGGGGCAGCGGGGGCGTCTTTTCCACCGATAATTTCATCCTGCATGGACCGGTGATGGACATCACAGCGACCGGCAGCATCCGATTCTCGGACAGCACGCTGGATATGCAGGTCGGCATGTTTCCGTTCGACACGGTGGACTGGGTGCTGAACAAGATACCGCTGATTGGCGAGCGGGTCGGCTCGGGCACCGGCAAACTGGTGGCGGCGTACTTCCAGGTGCAAGGGCCAATCGGCGACCCGTCGATCACGCCGAAGCCGATCACGTCGGTGGCGGAGTTCGTGATGAAGGCGCTCGGGATGCCGATCAACATCATTCGTCCCCACACGATCAAGTGA
- the cutA gene encoding divalent-cation tolerance protein CutA produces the protein MPTRTQRPLRAILVTASGEEQARSIARILVGERLAACVNIVGPIRSVYRWRDAVEDEPEYLLVIKTRAMLYGKVERRVRELHTYEVPEVLALKIERGSPPYVNWLLESTGPAVRTAAKSRKQTSKRSSTRAAGKTK, from the coding sequence ATGCCGACTCGCACGCAGCGTCCGCTGAGAGCGATCCTGGTTACCGCCAGCGGCGAAGAGCAGGCGCGCTCGATCGCGCGCATCCTGGTCGGCGAACGGCTTGCGGCGTGCGTGAATATCGTCGGGCCGATTCGTTCGGTCTATCGATGGCGCGACGCAGTCGAGGACGAACCCGAGTACCTGCTGGTGATCAAGACGCGCGCGATGCTTTACGGCAAAGTGGAACGGCGCGTGCGCGAATTGCACACCTATGAGGTTCCCGAGGTGCTCGCGCTGAAGATCGAGCGCGGCTCGCCGCCGTACGTGAATTGGCTGCTCGAATCGACCGGGCCGGCCGTGCGGACCGCGGCAAAATCGCGCAAGCAAACGTCGAAACGAAGTTCCACGCGCGCCGCCGGCAAAACGAAATGA
- the hisC gene encoding histidinol-phosphate transaminase has product MTRGVESRKVERWMFRESIKKMAAYVPGEQPRPGQRVIKLNTNENPYPPSPRVRRAVAAAVSGTALRLYPAPRADEFVASAARLYSIPQKMIIAGNGSDELLAMIFRATLGAGDTVAYAVPTYSLYDTLALVQEARILHFPLGADFELPLEAIAQARAKLTIVCNPNSPSGTLTPARKIAALAKQLDDRLLVIDEAYVDFAEENALPLLKRHRNLVILRTLSKSYSLAGMRLGLCFAHPRAINALMKVKDSYNLSRVALAAGAEALKDSAWMRKNVEKVKRTRSVTEAALRKLGFVVTPSQANFVLARMPGKNMAPVTRGLRRAGILVRHFPTPLLRDALRISIGTPAEMKALFAALEPLIKQSTAKRRSPA; this is encoded by the coding sequence ATGACTCGCGGCGTCGAATCGCGCAAAGTTGAACGCTGGATGTTTCGCGAATCGATAAAAAAAATGGCGGCCTACGTGCCGGGCGAACAGCCGCGTCCGGGACAGCGCGTGATCAAGCTCAACACCAACGAGAACCCGTATCCGCCGTCGCCGCGCGTGCGCCGTGCGGTCGCGGCAGCGGTGTCCGGAACGGCGCTGCGTCTTTATCCAGCGCCGCGCGCGGATGAATTCGTCGCGAGTGCGGCGCGTCTCTACTCGATTCCGCAGAAGATGATCATCGCCGGCAACGGCTCCGACGAACTGCTCGCGATGATTTTTCGTGCGACGCTCGGCGCAGGCGACACGGTCGCGTACGCGGTGCCGACCTATTCGCTGTACGACACGCTCGCGCTGGTGCAGGAGGCGCGGATACTTCATTTTCCGCTCGGCGCCGATTTCGAACTGCCGCTCGAGGCGATCGCTCAAGCGCGCGCGAAGCTGACGATCGTGTGCAATCCCAATTCGCCGTCGGGCACGCTCACGCCGGCGCGGAAGATCGCGGCGCTCGCGAAGCAGCTTGACGATCGCTTGCTGGTGATCGACGAAGCCTATGTTGATTTCGCCGAGGAGAATGCGCTGCCGCTCCTGAAACGTCATCGGAACCTGGTGATTCTGCGCACGCTCTCGAAGTCGTACTCGCTGGCGGGGATGCGGCTCGGGCTCTGCTTCGCGCATCCGCGGGCGATCAACGCGTTGATGAAAGTGAAGGATTCGTACAATTTGAGCCGGGTGGCGTTGGCTGCGGGCGCCGAGGCGCTCAAGGATTCGGCGTGGATGCGCAAAAACGTCGAGAAGGTCAAGCGCACGCGATCGGTCACCGAGGCGGCGCTCCGCAAGCTCGGCTTCGTTGTGACGCCGTCGCAGGCGAATTTCGTGCTCGCGCGGATGCCCGGGAAAAACATGGCGCCGGTGACGAGAGGGCTCCGCCGCGCGGGCATCCTGGTTCGTCATTTCCCGACGCCGCTGCTCCGCGACGCGCTCAGAATTTCGATCGGCACGCCAGCCGAGATGAAGGCGCTGTTTGCGGCGCTGGAGCCGCTCATCAAGCAATCGACGGCGAAGCGGCGTTCGCCCGCATGA
- the pth gene encoding aminoacyl-tRNA hydrolase, translating to MAALKRLFGGFRKAKGRAKAESEAEAAIQWVIAGLGNPGEPYARTRHNAGFMTIDRIAKANRVELNRRRFKGLTAEVILAAQRTMLVKPQTFYNLSGECLADLLGYFKVPAERLIVVHDELDIEAGRLRLKRGGSDAGNRGVRSVAEALGTPDFIRIRIGLGRPPGDEQSKDYLLRPLAAAEREAFAPNLDRAAGAAMEIIESGLERAMNRYNQRL from the coding sequence ATGGCCGCGCTGAAGCGCCTGTTCGGCGGTTTCCGCAAAGCTAAGGGCCGGGCGAAGGCTGAATCGGAAGCGGAAGCCGCGATCCAGTGGGTCATTGCCGGTCTCGGCAATCCCGGCGAACCGTATGCGCGCACGCGGCACAACGCCGGGTTCATGACGATCGATCGGATCGCGAAAGCGAATCGCGTCGAGCTGAATCGGCGGAGGTTCAAGGGACTGACCGCAGAGGTCATCCTGGCCGCGCAGCGAACGATGCTCGTCAAACCGCAGACCTTCTACAATCTGAGCGGAGAGTGCCTCGCCGATCTGCTCGGATACTTCAAAGTTCCGGCCGAGCGGTTGATCGTGGTGCACGACGAACTCGATATTGAGGCGGGACGTCTCAGGTTGAAGCGCGGCGGCAGCGACGCCGGCAATCGCGGCGTCAGATCGGTCGCGGAGGCGCTGGGCACGCCGGATTTCATCCGGATCCGGATCGGACTCGGACGTCCGCCGGGAGACGAGCAGAGCAAGGATTACCTGCTCAGGCCGCTGGCGGCGGCGGAACGGGAGGCCTTCGCGCCCAATCTGGATCGCGCGGCGGGTGCTGCGATGGAAATAATCGAAAGCGGACTGGAGCGTGCGATGAACCGCTATAACCAGCGGCTTTGA
- a CDS encoding TIGR04282 family arsenosugar biosynthesis glycosyltransferase, translated as MSARRPTLIVFCREPIPNHAKTRLIGKISANAAAALADAFIHDALAKAIAIKPGRLVIAGSAPEAALRSKYFTNLAKRFGVELIDQGGGSLGMRMARALERYAPDGALLIGADMPSLPARLLKRSFDLLRANRVVIAPSMDGGYYAVGVRGAIPPIFAGIRWGSGGVLAETIARLENARVDFALGPAWYDIDRWSDVMLLGAHLRLMPRSSRLPCPQTVSVLKRLGVLRDDRYSTSTRAKRISDR; from the coding sequence GTGAGCGCGCGCCGACCGACGCTGATCGTATTTTGCCGCGAGCCGATTCCCAATCACGCCAAGACGCGCCTCATCGGCAAGATCAGCGCGAATGCGGCGGCGGCGCTGGCCGACGCATTCATCCACGATGCGCTCGCCAAGGCGATCGCGATCAAGCCGGGGCGATTGGTGATCGCGGGCAGCGCACCCGAAGCTGCTCTTCGCAGCAAATACTTCACGAATCTCGCCAAACGATTCGGCGTTGAATTGATCGATCAGGGCGGTGGATCGCTCGGAATGCGGATGGCGCGCGCGCTCGAGCGATACGCGCCGGATGGTGCGTTGCTGATCGGCGCCGACATGCCCTCGCTCCCCGCGAGATTGCTCAAGCGAAGCTTCGACTTGCTGCGCGCTAATCGCGTGGTGATTGCGCCCAGCATGGACGGCGGCTACTACGCGGTCGGCGTGCGCGGCGCGATTCCGCCGATCTTCGCGGGTATCCGATGGGGCAGCGGCGGCGTGCTCGCGGAGACGATCGCGCGGCTGGAGAATGCGCGCGTCGATTTTGCGCTGGGGCCCGCATGGTACGACATCGATCGCTGGAGCGACGTGATGCTGCTCGGCGCGCATCTTCGATTGATGCCGCGATCGAGCAGGTTGCCCTGTCCGCAGACCGTTTCGGTATTGAAGCGGCTTGGAGTACTGCGCGATGATCGCTACAGTACCTCGACGCGCGCCAAACGGATTTCCGATCGATGA
- a CDS encoding enoyl-CoA hydratase/isomerase family protein, whose protein sequence is MQHFKVEQHDNVQVWTMHNPPMNYMTGPMSRELLELIGKAEDDANTRAIILTGGIDGKFITHYSVDELAAMAADPAACAQSFPQLSEGFHRMLDRIMLMPKAVIAAINGDCMGGGYELALACDFRLAADGPYQIGLPESVLGILPGGGGTQRLPRLIGRGRALEVMLFGNVYHPRDALAMGMVNRMLPPETLMPFAMGWARTLAKRPPRSIAAIKRAVYLGADRDLESGLYIERMEMTQVMCSEDARIMMNAYNDAVARDPMIARSDFLNGHGVPAAKGR, encoded by the coding sequence ATGCAGCATTTCAAAGTCGAACAGCACGACAATGTCCAGGTCTGGACGATGCACAATCCGCCGATGAACTACATGACGGGGCCGATGTCGCGGGAACTGCTCGAACTGATCGGCAAGGCGGAGGACGACGCAAATACCCGCGCGATCATCCTGACCGGCGGTATCGACGGCAAGTTCATCACCCACTACAGCGTGGACGAGCTGGCGGCGATGGCGGCCGATCCGGCGGCGTGCGCGCAGAGCTTTCCGCAGTTGTCCGAGGGATTTCATCGGATGCTCGATCGAATCATGCTGATGCCGAAGGCGGTGATTGCCGCGATCAACGGCGACTGCATGGGCGGCGGATACGAGCTGGCGCTGGCGTGCGATTTTCGCCTCGCGGCGGACGGGCCGTATCAGATCGGATTGCCGGAGTCGGTGCTCGGGATATTGCCCGGCGGCGGCGGAACGCAGCGGCTGCCGCGGTTGATCGGGCGGGGACGGGCGCTCGAGGTGATGCTGTTCGGCAATGTCTATCATCCGCGCGACGCTCTCGCGATGGGGATGGTGAATCGAATGCTGCCGCCGGAGACGCTGATGCCGTTTGCGATGGGTTGGGCGCGGACGCTGGCCAAACGGCCGCCGCGCTCGATTGCGGCAATCAAGCGGGCGGTCTATCTGGGCGCCGATCGCGATCTCGAATCCGGACTTTACATCGAGCGGATGGAGATGACGCAGGTGATGTGCTCGGAGGACGCGCGCATTATGATGAACGCGTACAACGATGCGGTTGCGCGCGATCCGATGATCGCGCGCAGCGACTTCCTGAACGGCCATGGAGTACCGGCCGCGAAGGGCCGGTAA
- the tyrS gene encoding tyrosine--tRNA ligase gives MDEAQAKEHAAALSAGAVEVISAAEMAAKVALGRPLRIKLGMDPTAPDLHLGHSLTLKKLRDFQDAGHTVIFLVGDFTAMIGDPTGRSETRKPLTREQISQNAETYRSQAFRILDPDRTEVRFNSEWMNELSIRQLIEIEAKVSVARLLERDDFEKRLKNEEPLFLHELLYPVIQGYDSVALEADLEIGGTDQKFNMLVGRELQRHFGQPPQIVMTMPLLEGLDGVRKMSKSLGNYVGLTDEPADMYGKLMSLPDKMTAKYFQLLTRSGAQEIADIKSGAIHPMEAKKRLARMIVGEYHGEQAAARAQQYFESKHQRREIPDGVQVYRIERDLWICELMKQLNFTPSTSEARRLVSQGAVRVDGQTISDANFRFVPGEHKVIEVGKRRVARIEP, from the coding sequence GTGGACGAAGCTCAAGCGAAAGAACATGCCGCGGCGCTCTCGGCGGGAGCGGTGGAAGTCATCTCGGCGGCTGAAATGGCGGCGAAAGTCGCGCTCGGCCGGCCGCTTAGAATCAAGCTCGGGATGGATCCGACCGCGCCGGACCTGCATCTTGGCCACAGCCTGACGCTCAAGAAATTGCGCGACTTCCAGGACGCCGGTCATACCGTGATTTTCCTGGTGGGCGATTTCACCGCGATGATCGGCGATCCGACCGGGCGATCCGAGACTCGCAAGCCGCTCACGCGCGAGCAGATCTCGCAGAACGCCGAGACCTATCGTTCGCAGGCATTTCGGATACTCGATCCGGACCGGACCGAGGTGCGCTTCAACAGCGAATGGATGAACGAACTCAGCATCCGGCAACTGATCGAGATCGAGGCGAAGGTTAGCGTCGCGCGATTGCTCGAGCGCGACGATTTCGAGAAGCGCCTTAAGAATGAAGAGCCGCTTTTTCTGCACGAGCTGCTGTATCCGGTGATACAGGGATACGATTCGGTCGCGCTCGAGGCGGACCTCGAAATCGGCGGCACCGATCAGAAGTTCAACATGCTCGTCGGCCGCGAGTTGCAGCGGCATTTCGGCCAGCCGCCGCAGATCGTCATGACGATGCCGCTGCTCGAGGGGCTCGACGGCGTGCGCAAGATGTCGAAGTCGCTGGGCAACTACGTCGGGCTGACCGACGAACCGGCGGACATGTACGGCAAGCTGATGTCGTTGCCGGACAAAATGACTGCAAAATATTTCCAGTTGCTGACGAGGTCCGGCGCGCAGGAAATCGCGGATATCAAATCCGGTGCAATCCATCCGATGGAAGCGAAGAAGCGCCTCGCGCGGATGATCGTCGGCGAGTACCACGGCGAGCAGGCGGCGGCGCGCGCGCAGCAATACTTCGAGAGCAAGCATCAGCGCCGCGAAATTCCCGACGGCGTGCAGGTGTATCGAATCGAGCGGGATTTATGGATTTGCGAGCTGATGAAGCAGCTCAACTTCACGCCGTCCACCAGCGAGGCGCGCCGGCTCGTGAGCCAGGGCGCGGTGCGCGTCGACGGGCAGACGATCAGCGACGCGAATTTTCGATTCGTGCCCGGCGAGCATAAGGTGATCGAGGTCGGGAAGCGGCGGGTGGCGCGAATCGAGCCCTGA
- a CDS encoding Gfo/Idh/MocA family protein, protein MIRIAISGAGAIAERAHIPALKSVRGAQIVALQSRTIEKAERVATSLWPNGGARPNVYANYDQMLAREKPDAVCVFTPNRLHREFTVKAFEAGAHVLVEKPMAATVADARKMIDASVAAKRVLMVAMQRRYGGLERAIKQAVENGAIGAPNFIRARLSHGGPQLWAPGQTWFTTAAEAGGGAMLDLGVHVADLAIWFIGEVESVSGQVGTLAKAIEVDDTGVMILHFRSGAIGVIEASWSSMPPLSAIEIYGAGGRIMAGYPRMDIAIQKADGSAAPGYSRDEVMKQFDPADLLAPFRELAANFVAAIEGRATPFPDGTDGLRAIETVEACYRSARSGQRIKLPLE, encoded by the coding sequence ATGATCAGAATTGCGATTTCAGGCGCGGGCGCGATCGCCGAGCGCGCGCATATCCCGGCGCTGAAATCGGTGCGCGGTGCGCAAATCGTCGCGCTCCAGAGCCGCACCATCGAAAAGGCCGAGCGCGTCGCGACTTCGCTATGGCCCAACGGCGGCGCGCGGCCAAACGTCTATGCGAATTACGATCAGATGCTCGCGCGCGAGAAGCCCGACGCGGTTTGCGTGTTCACGCCCAACCGGTTGCATCGCGAGTTCACGGTGAAGGCGTTCGAGGCCGGCGCGCACGTGTTGGTCGAGAAGCCGATGGCGGCGACGGTTGCCGACGCGCGCAAAATGATCGATGCGTCGGTCGCGGCCAAGCGGGTGCTGATGGTCGCGATGCAGCGGCGGTACGGCGGCCTCGAGCGGGCAATCAAGCAGGCGGTCGAGAATGGTGCGATCGGCGCGCCGAATTTTATTCGCGCGCGCTTGTCGCATGGCGGGCCGCAATTGTGGGCGCCGGGACAGACCTGGTTTACCACCGCGGCGGAAGCCGGCGGCGGCGCGATGCTGGATCTCGGCGTGCACGTTGCGGATCTGGCGATTTGGTTCATCGGCGAAGTGGAGTCGGTGTCGGGACAGGTCGGCACGCTCGCCAAGGCGATCGAGGTGGACGACACGGGCGTGATGATATTGCATTTCAGGTCGGGCGCGATCGGCGTGATCGAGGCGAGTTGGAGCAGCATGCCGCCGCTGTCGGCGATCGAGATTTATGGCGCCGGCGGCAGGATAATGGCCGGTTATCCGCGCATGGATATCGCAATTCAAAAGGCCGATGGCAGCGCGGCGCCGGGATATTCGCGCGACGAAGTGATGAAGCAATTCGACCCGGCCGACTTGCTCGCGCCGTTTCGCGAACTGGCGGCGAATTTCGTCGCGGCGATCGAGGGCAGGGCGACGCCGTTCCCGGACGGAACCGACGGACTGCGGGCAATTGAAACCGTGGAAGCGTGCTATCGGTCGGCGCGGAGCGGCCAGCGGATCAAGCTTCCGCTGGAATGA